One window from the genome of Salmo salar chromosome ssa25, Ssal_v3.1, whole genome shotgun sequence encodes:
- the dusp19a gene encoding dual specificity protein phosphatase 19, with protein MQSLAQEIKTFSKTNLRKQCTRVTTLSGRRIIETWKGSTIHVVEDKTQPETACGYVQDNSWDVQVGVIKPYLLLGSQDAAHDFGTLRKYKVSHILNVAYGVENAFPDLFIYKTLSILDVPDTDITSYFQECSTFIDQANAEKGVVLVHCNSGVSRSASVVIGYLMSTEGKPFNDAFTLVKSARPATCPNPGFLEQLKGFKPKGGIEANGVGYA; from the exons ATGCAGTCTCTTGCCCAGGAAATCAAGACATTTTCCAAGACCAATTTGAGAAAGCAATGCACCCGCGTGACGACGTTGAGCGGCAGGAGGATTATTGAGACATGGAAAGGGTCGACTATACATGTTGTAGAGGATAAAACTCAGCCTGAGACAGCATGTGGCTATGTACAGGACAACAGCTGGGACGTACAAGTTGGAGTTATTAAACCATATTTACTATTAG GCTCACAAGATGCTGCACATGACTTTGGCACTTTGAGAAAATATAAG GTGTCCCACATCTTGAATGTAGCCTATGGTGTTGAAAATGCATTTCCAGACCTGTTCATTTATAAAACACTGAGCATTCTGGACGTTCCTGATACTGACATAACATCCTATTTCCAAGAGTGCTCAACATTCATAGACCAAGCAAATGCAGAG AAAGGAGTTGTGTTGGTTCACTGCAATTCTGGAGTCTCGAGGTCAGCCTCGGTCGTCATTGGATACCTGATGTCCACGGAAGGAAAGCCTTTCAATGATGCGTTTACCTTGGTGAAATCGGCTCGGCCAGCCACGTGCCCAAACCCAGGGTTTCTTGAACAGTTGAAAGGTTTCAAACCGAAAGGGGGCATAGAAGCCAATGGTGTGGGCTATGCATAA